A single Montipora foliosa isolate CH-2021 chromosome 7, ASM3666993v2, whole genome shotgun sequence DNA region contains:
- the LOC138010947 gene encoding RING finger protein 151-like, which produces MTGFAPELFLEAVDDEFICSICFAVFNHPVTCQDGHSFCKECITKWQLNNTRCPVDRSNLRGLLVRNLAVEGAIAKRRVKCTSTIARPGGCHWTGPLSSLESHLPCCDMKVVECKFKGRGCILRAYQHELAQHLLTCPHRTVKCSYCTFEIPHSELSAHNELCVAKLVTCPNNCGVQVERYMIVWYLFNV; this is translated from the exons ATGACAGGATTCGCTCCTGAGCTATTTCTTGAAGCTGTTGATGACGAATTCATATGCAGTATCTG TTTTGCTGTATTCAACCACCCAGTCACTTGCCAAGATGGTCATTCATTCTGTAAAGAGTGCATTACAAAATGGCAATTGAACAACACCCGTTGCCCTGTAGACAGGAGCAATCTGCGTGGGCTGCTGGTGAGAAATCTAGCCGTGGAAGGTGCCATTGCTAAGAGAAGAGTGAAGTGCACATCAACAATAGCTCGACCTGGAGGATGTCACTGGACTGGACCACTATCTTCTCTTGAAAGTCACCTTCCTTGCTGTGACATGAAGGTTGTGGAATGCAAGTTTAAGGGCAGGGGCTGCATTCTTCGTGCATATCAACATGAACTTGCCCAGCATCTGCTCACCTGCCCACATCGTACAGTGAAATGCTCCTATTGTACCTTTGAGATTCCTCATAGTGAGTTGTCAGCCCACAATGAGCTGTGTGTTGCCAAATTGGTGACTTGCCCAAATAATTGTGGGGTACAAGTTGAAAGGTATATGATTGTTTGGTACCTTTTCAACGTTTAA